In the genome of Bacillales bacterium, the window CCCTGTGCTTCCGTTTCCGCTGCAAGAAGCCTTTGCCTTGAAAAGCGAGCTTGTGCACGTCAAGTCTTTGGAAGCGGGCGAAGCCGTTAGTTACGGAGCGACGTATGTCGCGGATGAGCCGCAGTGGATAGGAACCGTTCCGATCGGTTATGCTGATGGATGGTTAAGAAAAATTTCCAATGGTGGTTTTGTGCTCGTCGAAGGCATACGAGCGCCGATCGTCGGGCGCATTTGCATGGATGCTTTCATGGTGCGTCTTCCGAAGAAAATGCCGATCGGAACCGAGGTCGTTTTGATCGGAAAACAAGGGGAAAAAGCGATCACTGTCGCCGACCTCGCACGCCAGCTAGACACGATTACTTATGAGATTCCTTGCATGATTAGCGAACGGGTTCCGCGTTTTTTTAAAAAAAATTGAATTGGCAGCAGGAATTTGCGGAATTTTACCGAATTAAAGAACGTGGAGATGCGGCTTTGCAATCAAGTTTTGCCAATGGTAAAATGGGTTTGGGAAAGTTCAGATGTACAGTTGGAGGTGTCTGCTTTTGTCCGATTCAAATTTAAAGAAAATCGTGGTTTCATTGCCGCAGCACATCTTAAATGAGGTTGACGGCATCATGCGGCAGGACAATGTCAATCGCGATGAATTGATTCAACAAGCCACCAAGCAATATGTTCGCGAGCGGAAGAGACGCTACATCCGTGAGTCCATGCGTCAGGGCTACATGGAAATGGCGAAAATCAACTTGAATATCGCGTCGGAAGCCTTTCTTGCCGAGGAGGAGGCTGAAAACACCTTGGACCGCTTAGTCAGCGGGGTGTAAGGTTTGATAGTCAAAAGAGGCGACGTGTATTTTGCCGACCTCTCCCCTGTTGTCGGCTCTGAGCAAGGCGGCGTTCGACCCGTGCTCATCATTCAAAACGATATCGGGAATCGATTCAGCCCTACGGTTATTGTTGCGGCGATCACCGCGCAAATCCAAAAGGCAAAGTTGCCTACTCACGTCGAAATTGATTCTAAACGCTACGGATTTGACAGGGACTCGGTCATATTGCTTGAACAAATTCGAACCATTGACAAACAAAGGCTGACTGATAAAATTACACATCTGGATGATGAGATGATGAAGCGTGTGGAAGAGGCCCTGCAAATCAGTCTGGGAATGATCGACTTTTGACGAATTGTATCCGGCCGAGCAAAAAGTTGC includes:
- a CDS encoding antitoxin; the encoded protein is MSDSNLKKIVVSLPQHILNEVDGIMRQDNVNRDELIQQATKQYVRERKRRYIRESMRQGYMEMAKINLNIASEAFLAEEEAENTLDRLVSGV
- a CDS encoding type II toxin-antitoxin system PemK/MazF family toxin, which encodes MIVKRGDVYFADLSPVVGSEQGGVRPVLIIQNDIGNRFSPTVIVAAITAQIQKAKLPTHVEIDSKRYGFDRDSVILLEQIRTIDKQRLTDKITHLDDEMMKRVEEALQISLGMIDF